In a genomic window of Columba livia isolate bColLiv1 breed racing homer chromosome 4, bColLiv1.pat.W.v2, whole genome shotgun sequence:
- the LOC102084417 gene encoding transmembrane emp24 domain-containing protein 11 encodes MKSQLIGLLMNSWISFSLALYFHSGEREEKCIIEDVPSDTLVIGNYKVQSWDIREQDFLESAPGLGMFVTVTSPSAEVILSKLYGPQGTFSFTSYISGEYIICFQSNYTRLVSFPGSRLRIHLDIRVGEHFLDESVLQAKDKVNEVNMRLEHLIEQIHHVSKEQNYEREREEKFRKTSEETNSNILWWAIVQTIILISVGIWQIKSLRDFLISKKLV; translated from the exons atgaaaagccAATTAATAGGACTTCTTATGAActcttggatttctttttcacttgctttgtattttcacagtggagaaagagaagagaaatgtATAATTGAAGACGTTCCCAGTGACACACTGGTAATTG GGAATTACAAAGTACAAAGTTGGGACATACGTGAACAAGACTTTCTTGAATCCGCTCCTGGTTTGGGAATGTTTGTGACTGTCACAAGTCCTTCTGCTGAG GTAATATTGTCAAAACTGTATGGGCCACaaggaacattttcttttacatcCTATATATCTGGGGAGTACATTATCTGTTTCCAGTCTAACTACACAAGACTTGTGTCATTTCCAGGAAGCAGACTG cgTATCCATCTGGACATCAGAGTTGGAGAACATTTTTTGGATGAATCTGTTCTTCAAGCCAAAGACAAAGTGAATGAAGTTAACATGAGACTGGAACATCTAATTGAGCAAATTCATCATGTGTCTAAAGAACAAAACTATGAAAGA GAGCGTGAAGAAAAATTTCGGAAGACAAGTGAAGAAACCAACAGCAATATTTTGTGGTGGGCTATCGTACAAACAATAATCCTCATCTCAGTTGGAATCTGGCAAATCAAGTCTCTCAGAGATTTCCTTATATCTAAGAAGCTTGTTTAA